The following proteins are co-located in the Pyxicephalus adspersus chromosome Z, UCB_Pads_2.0, whole genome shotgun sequence genome:
- the LOC140344409 gene encoding olfactory receptor 5A2-like has product MEKNDQLNHTFVSDFMVVGLSEDKDPQPLLFLVFLCIYLITVTGNILILSVISSSQRLHTPMYFFLANLSIIDIIFSSVTVPKLLFILATAQKSTSFFNCVTQLSLFQFFVVAECYLLAVMAYDRYVAICFPLNYMLIISKEVCIRMVIACWTCGLVNSLIQAISILHLDFCGPNKVNHFFCDVTPLFKLSCSDTRLGEAVFLLVVVVAGMGPLTFILVTYGRIIAAVSKISTSKGRFKTFSTCASHFTVVALYYGSGIFSYIWPSSTYAMDKDVKVLAVLYTIMTPMLNPIIYSLRNQEVKRALKKALESKRIK; this is encoded by the coding sequence ATGGAAAAAAATGATCAGCTAAACCATACTTTTGTTTCTGATTTTATGGTTGTTGGCCTATCTGAAGATAAAGATCCTCAGCCTCTCCTCTTCCTGGTCTTCCTCTGTATATATCTCATCACTGTCACTGGTAACATACTCATCCTTTCTGTTATCTCTTCTAGCCAGCGACTACACACTCCAATGTACTTCTTTTTAGCCAACCTGTCCATTATTGACATCATCTTTTCTTCGGTTACTGTTCCCAAACTTCTCTTTATCTTAGCTACTGCCCAAAAGTCTACCTCCTTCTTCAACTGTGTCACCCAGCTCTcacttttccaattttttgtGGTGGCTGAATGTTATCTTCTAGCGGTAATGGCTTATGACCGATATGTGGCAATCTGCTTCCCTCTCAACTACATGCTTATCATAAGCAAGGAGGTCTGCATTCGGATGGTCATTGCCTGTTGGACTTGCGGCCTTGTCAACTCATTGATCCAGGCCATTTCCATCTTACACCTTGACTTCTGTGGTCCCAATAAGGTAAACCACTTTTTCTGTGATGTCACTCCTCTTTTCAAGTTGTCTTGCTCTGACACACGGCTTGGGGAGGCTGTGTTTTTATTAGTGGTGGTTGTAGCAGGTATGGGACCATTAACTTTTATTCTGGTGACTTATGGTCGAATCATTGCAGCAGTTTCAAAAATTAGTACCAGTAAAGGACGTTTTAAAACTTTCTCCACTTGTGCCTCTCACTTCACAGTGGTGGCACTCTATTATGGTAGCGGCATCTTCAGCTACATTTGGCCGTCCTCCACTTATGCCATGGACAAAGATGTCAAAGTTTTGGCCGTACTTTATACAATTATGACCCCCATGTTAAATCCCATTATTTACAGCTTGAGGAACCAAGAGGTAAAACGAGCCCTGAAGAAGGCTTTGGAAAGCAagagaataaaataa